tatggtagtacaggcagtccccgggttacgtacaagataggttctgtaggtttgttcttaagcggaatttgtatgtaagtcggaactgcatattttataattgtaaccccagccaaattttttttggtctctgtgacaatttgatttaaaaaatgttgggttgttataagaaccaggattaacgataaagcttaattgtagacacctttgataactgctgATCACTGTAGcccgggactaaagtacagtaaattaccaacatccaggggtccatttgtaactaggggttttctgtaagtcgggtgttcttaagtacgggAATGCCtattttagggcagtgatggctaacctatggcactggtgccaaaggtggcactcagagccctttctgtgagccatcaccagagatgactccaggtatcttcctgcagtcccagatagcccaggacttgctgtgcacagagctattttaaagtgacagcgctacctgggactattttctgctttattggtgtcctcaggtgctggtatcaatgaaaactgtgacagagaagggagtataaatcacaaattaaatttttgtgttgacactttgcgataaataaatgggtctttgttgtagtttggggactcagtctttaaaaggtttgccatcactgacctagggtttaagtaccctaggtagtctaaaaaatagtaaaacaaattaataagtaaaaaaattaaattagaaaatcacccccctttctctagaacagtataaatcataaacatgttaggtatcaacatttaaccccataacggaaaatagcgcccaaagtcgaaaatgccactttttgccgtaaaacattctataaaaagtgatcaaaaggtcgtacagtcctcaaaatcgtagcattaaaaatgtcaccaacagttgcaaaaaatgacaccaaacacagctaagtatgaaaaagttattagcgccagtagatgcaaaatgaagtatttttatttgtacaggaggttttatagGAGGTTtagatttttgtaaatgtaggaaagcattataaaacctatacaaatttggtatcctcgtgatcataccgacccaatgaataaattagacatgtcatttggggctcatAGTCAGAGCCaagtaaaatctaagcccacaagaaaactttactaatgcattttttcaccaatttctctgcatttggaattcctatgccagtacatggcatggcgtatcaaatactgtcactatgaagttttaTTACTTCTATACACTTTTATACATGTATCAATTTCTGTATACAAAAATATACCAATGAAGGTTCAATGTGATCTGAATAAAGATGTGCAATAAACACAAGTGTCCAGATGTTCTGTGCTTTGTAGTTTTGTGTTATATTTTATGATATTTCGGTTTGtccgatccgatggattcggacaaaccacgggatttaactttgaatttgtgtcgcaagatcaagcacttacattcaccggcAAGTataaggtgaactcctgcggacatgagcggggaagcgacacatgcaggttatcgggcgcacaatgttcgTGAATCGCGCCACAGTGCTGGATCGTCAGAAAGCATGCAgggttgggtaagtaaatgtgccccaatatatttactCAATGCTAGTGTATACAATGGTAGCTTGCTACCGTCTATTATGACTCAATTCTTGTCTTAtgtctgatacagtatattatagccAATAACACAGTGTTTTCCCACCGATCGCCGCCGACAATGCTtgtcgaggatcgtcgctccccgtgatgtcgtGGGGAGCATCAATTTgtgacagcatcgggtcttccAAAAACCCGAGGCTGACTCATattaaccctatcattacaatgtgctatctgcacattgtaatgagtgaggaggaaaatccccgtatactgcaacactgtagcatggcagtatatttTAGGATCgaccagacaacctagggttaaagtactaaaaaaatattataataaaaagccctaaaaattcaaatcacccccctttccctagaactgatataaatattaataaacagtaaaaatcataaacacattaggtattgccgcgtccaaaaattcCCGATGTATCAAAGTATAATAaccttttttcactgcgtttaaccccgtaacggaaaatagcgcccaaagtcaaaaatggcactttggtgccattttgaaaaatattttaaaaagtgatcaaaaggtagcacagtcgttaaaatgatagcaatgaaaacgtcatcaaaagtcgcaaaaaataacatcacacacagttccatacaccaagtatgaagatggaaaaaaaaaatttgtacaggaggttttaatttttttaaatgtatgaaaacattataaaacctatatacatttggtatccccatgatcgcagcaacccaaataataaagtagatatgCCATTTGGggaacacagtgaaagctgtaaaatccaagcccacaagaaaacggggcaaatgcgttttttcaccattttcactgcatttggaatttcttcccgcttcccagtacacgacatggaaaatgaaataccatcattatgaagtgcaatttgttatgcagaaaacaagccatcacacagctctttaagtgaaaaaataaaaaaagttatagatttttgaaggttgggggtgaaaaatggaaatgaaaaaactaaaaagggccaggttgttaagggttaactttttttttttacagttttattttgtcccagggtgggacatgaacaagtgatcatttgatcacttgttcattgtaatatgctgcaatactaatgtattgcagcatattacataattAGCCTATGCCttctgacagctgcactgttagatcttGCAGAATGCACAATCATATCAGGCTGctactgaaggcagccctgggggCCTTAGTGGCTACAAGGAAGACCATGCCAATGCGGGGGAAAGCTCTTAAGCAAGTAAATGTAAATTGTTAAAAAGGAAAGCGGGCACTAAGAAGGGTGTTATTCAGAGTATTGGTGGATCATTAAGAGGTTTCACAAATGAAAGGGGGCACGATTTCAATGCCAAGGTTTTCGTTTAATGGCCacgggtggattaagactggcctgggccctgtgctgtatgaatattatagccccctaCAAGTCCGgagttcacttcctacatatggaactagtatctagtttctttggtcctgaaatggctcttgtgtacatgtgtattgtgagcaggaacagatgtaaaaTGATTTCATGGGTATACaatttggtaggtggtttgggtAGCCATAGGCCCCCTAGGAGACGTGGGACCTTGGCTACTGGCCAATCCACCTATATTATAAGCAGCTACTGGTAATGGCCCTGCCAAAGCAGTCAATCCAAAATATTGCTCCCATTAGATTGGCATGTGTccatagagcctgatcacctctgtgcACCATCTAATGTCAATATCTGGTAGTGCAGCTGTATAAAATCTGTCTGGGGGGAGGGTTCATTTATTGGCCAATGGTAAGTTATGTTTTATCACTGTTAATGTGATCTGCCCCAAAGTTCCCCATTGGATGCTTGGAAATTCCTCCCAGAAGGAAATTAACTTTTATGTTATCTGGCTTCAAGTTCTTGCAGGACAGTCTAGGACCTCCATGTAAGAAGACACACTGCCTGTTGACAGCAAGCCTGCTACTGCTGTCTTCTACCTGAGATTAATGCAACCCCATGAGACCTGCTGCAGGACTCTATCTTCCAGAGCCTGCTCTTGAATTGCTGCCAAAGCAGCTTCTATCTTCTCCAGGCCCAAGTTCCAAGTTTGTGATTTTATTTTCTCTTACCAGAATACATCCAACAAGCTTCCTCAGACAACGGCAGATAGGACCTGTACCTCAGCCTGTTACTGTTGCTCCATTAAGGTTCTATGTTCCATATATTATTTATAAGTGATTCCGCATAACATCACGGGCCTCCCCTTTACCATCTGCCAGGGGATCCATCACATACACCGGTTTACCCAGGGAGAACTACTTCCATGTTAttgcggcctccccctcttcttgtaaTCCGCTTTCCGGACCGGcctggtgtggatgaggcctgttccacctggaccaagcgACTATGACCAGTTCAGCACAAGTCCATGCTAAAGCCAGCCACTCAGCTACCAGGTGAATCCACCTGCCCCCAAGCCATTAGGTCAGGGCTCGGTGGGAGGACGTTGCATTTGCACCTTCAGTGtttgaatgttttatttttttattctctgATACTTAAAAACTAATATTGCATCTTTAATTTTATTCtcactttacatttggttttccatttttatttatctCCGCCAGCTTATATATAATACCTCCTCAGATGTGGCCCATtttctccatccccctcatattgtggcctccttcaTACACTATGGtctactgtcctccatcctacctCATATCATGgcttcatgtcctccatccttcctcatattgtggcaccctGTCCTGTATCCATTCTCATATTGGGGCCCCTGCTCTTCATCCCCAACAttgtgtggcctcctgtcctccatccttctcttcCTGAAACCCTGCCCTCTATTCTCCTCTTCCTggggtctcctgtcctccatcctccttttcctgtgcccccctgtcctccatcctgttcttcctgtggcctccggaactccatcctcctcttcctgtggcccactgtcctccatcttcctcctcctgtcctccaccctcctttTACTGTGATGTTCCTTCCTCCATACTGCTCTtcctgtggtcccctgtcctcctcctccccttacagTGGACACCCTACCCTATTTCTGGgaattaaacaaaaaataaaacctgttaCCTACCTTCCCTCTTTCCCACGCAGCATTCCCACTCTGCTCTGACTGTGACTCGGCGAAGGAGAGGGCAAAGCCAGCGAAGGTAGGAGGTAGCAGGTAGCTGATCATGTCTCCTCCTGGCCTCAATGCTTTGTCTGCTCTGCAGCTTTAATGTATGGGACCAGCAACAGAAGAAGGTGGGACAAAGCGAGGCAGAAAGGGGCAGCCCGGGACAATCTCCCAACTGCCCAGGATGGCGGGACAGCACCCAAAGCTGGGACTGTCCAGCCATGAGCTATGCTTTATATTTTCTTGTCAACATGTTTGCAtcatcatgcaattttgattttaaaaatgtgtctggGGACAGCAGCTTCACAGAACTGCTGAATTATATCTTGTTCTCCTGAGTGCAAATCCATTCTCCATTCTGCTGttctatggtggaataaaagtcATTATTTCTTTATCACGGAGTACTGCTTCATCGCTTGCTACAAATCCATTCTCAAGTACTGAACAGGGTGCTGGGTATGGTGACAAAGCAAACTGTTTATGTGAAAATTTCTTATCTGGTTACCTGGAGAAGGTCATGCTCTAAGCAGCtcactaaaaaaaattaaaatagccTAATATTAGATTTGCCCCATAGAATGAATCAGTGTTTATCTGTATTCCCCCACATTCTGTGTCCCCTagaatggaaaaaaatgtatacatgaaGACTATAAAACGTTTGAATTGCTTTTTTATTTCTGAAATCGCTATTTTATTTGCAGTATCCACCCAGTTATAGGTTCCAAATGTAGTTTAACCATTCCACATATTAGCTACTGTGTCATTGTGTACCACTGCCACCATCAATAGCGTTACTCTATTATTATCAGTGGGTTATAGATTAACTGATGTTCTACATGATGCATAGCAAGAACGACTGCACTGCCAAATGACACAATGGCCAGAGAATgacacattttgaaaaaattctcaATAGTGTAGGCAGACATAAAGTACACACATGTGATAACCCCGTACAATGACCGCACAGACAGGCAACTCTGATAACTCACAGCAGATTCTACTTTGCTTATGTAATTGTACCCAACACTGATATGTTCTAACAATATAAATCTATAGGTTTATTAAATTAGAATAATAAAAAACAGAGCATAGTACAGACAGCCACAGaccaattaattattttagtgCAAAACAGAACAATATAAGAGAATCAGTCAGTTCTTGTGACATTGTTAAATACTTGTGTTATCCGtaacataaaaatttaaaatatttacTCATTGATATCCTTGATTTCTAACTTAACGGGGTGGGCCACTTTACgtaatgtttttgtaatgtgtgtgtaagtgcgtggggcaggatattaggttattaggtaatttaccaatatacatctattaaaagttctgctccagtTTCTTGATATGAAAAGTGAAGTCTTGCCAGGAACTTGATTTTAtattcataaggtcctggcagggcgattgttcatggacagataagatcacgtGACTCTCTatgtgtggccattttatggtcaggaatgtctggccgatgaggtaatagatgtatattgataaattgcctaatatcctgcccaccacacttacacacacacattacaaaaaacatgaggtaaagtggacaacccctttaaaaggatgATGACAACTGCTAAGATATCGTAGGACTTTTCATAATTTAAAATATCTACAAAAAATCCACAGATTTAAACATTATATGAACATTACTGTGATACGTCCTATTGTGCTTAGTCAGATATTTATTGTAGAAAATGGAACCTATCAGGtctatttgagacactaaaccaactacaggtccttatgagcTTGTGGTTTAGTGTCACAAATCGCTCTATGTGAGCTGTGTGGGTGCAATGCGATGATTCAATGAAGCTGACATATGCACAAGCGCAGTAAAGTTGGGGTGTACAACAATGATTTCACTTTCCGCATCAAGCCGGGCCCATGCGCTCCGGAATGAGATGAGAGAAAAAGttagctttttttttgtaaaggacactaaaccactgctcCCACATTGACCTGATAAGTTAACTATACATTTCAAGTCATTTCATTTTCATTTCATAAAATAAATAGAAAGGgaaaaagtgtttttatattcTATTTTGTCCTTCTAAACTGCCTGTGTGCGGTGTACCTGAATCCCATTCGCATCAGACTGATAAGGGGAAGGCTAAAGCTTGCACACCCTGAGAAGATGTCATTTGTTAGTTTAGCTCtctgtaataataatgataactcctttatttatatagcgcacacagattacgaatcactgcacagagcttgacaaatcagtccccgtcatcatggggctcacaatctaatcaacctaccagcatgttttggagtgtgggaggaaacccgaggacccagaggaaactcaTGCAAATATGGAAAGAACATgtaaactctttgcatatgttgacctggatgggacttgaacccaagaccccagtgctgcaaggctgtagtgctaaccgctgggccaccatgctgcccaatgCCTGAACACTTCATCTCTTCCAACAAAAAAaatacaccttacacagctccatacaccaaagtatggaaatgttattagcatcaaaatatagcaaaaaaaatgacttttttggtacaaaaggttttaatttttgaaaaatgtttaaaaccttataaaacctatataaatttagtatctctgTAATCATACCAAGCGAAAGGATAACGATAAGGTGTCATTTCGGGCGTaccgtgaaagctgtaaaaacagagcccaaaagaaacatggtgcaaatgtgttttttatgttaaTTTCAATGTATTTGGAATTGTTTCCACTTTCTCTGTATAATATGTCaatatgttatgcagaaaacaagcccgcatataaggaaatataaaaaaaaaatgatggattGTTAAAGGAAGAGAGCAAAGAATGGGAAAGCAAAAATGAGAAAGGGCATCAGCAGGGGGTTCGAAAAAGAAGCAAAAATAGAACAGAGACAAAACACCTTTGATAATTTCTTTGAAATAAATATATGCTATATATTCTGGCAGAAAACAGTTAAATAAATATTTCTCACTCTGTTATACTATGCTCGATGAAGAGACCCAAGTAGTCTTGAAAGCAATTGTCATTATCCTTTTTAGTTAGTCAGTATCAATGAGAAAATACTCTATGTTTTATGTAACCAGTGGTGAACAAGGTACAAGGAATCTTTTTACTTCTTTACTGTATATAGCAGGCCACTCTTCATTGTTACAGTACATTGCAgagtttttgcaatgtttttggatTTCTTTAATAGAGAATACATTAGGCtacattaaagtgtttgcgccagttttctgtctgactttgcacttaaaACTAATATCCAAACTGTTTGTACATGTAAAGTGTTTGCGCCGGTATTGTGTCGCCGCTGCACTGTGTCCGCTGCGCCACAAAATGTTGCACCTAAAGGGGACATTTGGGGCGGATTAGGACTATTACAGCGACTCGACataattttcttgaaaaaaaaaaactggtgcacactTATTGTTACAGCGACTCGACataattttcttgaaaaaaaaaaaatggtgcagactTCCCGGCCAGTAGTGGGTGCGCAAGTTtaatgataaatgtgggccatagtaaGTAAGAAAGTAAGGGTGTCACTCGAGCTGTGAATATAGTATACACTGTCACCTGTTGCTGCAGTTGGCTGCACATTTATATAGATAGCAATACTGATATAACAAATATTCAagaatacagtgatctctatATCACTATTGAATGAGAATGAGGCCAGTTTTTTTCCTTCATTCTGATGCAGGACCAAGGCTTCAATAATTGATAAAGTCGGCGTCTTGGGTTTCTACATAATGCTAAAAAGTAACATCTAAAAACAACAGCAATGGAAAACATTAGTTAAAAGCATTCACTATTAGTCTTGGAGCAGAGGTCTCATACATGGTCAGAAATATCCATTCTCCACCCCTCCCCATACATAATACACGCACATCTAATGGTTTTTCTGTGTCCATAAAGAGTATATTCATAAAATCCTCCCAGCTGTCCATCTGACGTGACAGTCAGGGCCATGAAAAAGCAGAGCTTGGAGAATTGAAAGGAGTGCGCAGTTAATGATCCTCTGTGTTTCattggtgccatacactggtgagTTACTGTCTGGCGTACAAAGTGAACAAATCCTGCCTAAAAATACTGATTCTAGAAAAATACTCGATAAATTACAATATCATCTCTTTTAGCACCCTACTGTTATCTTTGATACCAGCTTGCTTTTATTGCCTATTGCCCATCACAGATATGGGCATCCCAAATACTGTATGCAAGTCACAGCACATGTCAAGTACACAATGATTTCTTCTTTGCCCACTAGCTAAAATTGCAACAGTGCCCTAATGTTACCCCACAGTCGTGTAACCCACAGGTCTGCTCCCAGACGACTCATGTACTGTATTTCAGGAGTCAGCATGTTCCTACACAGCTGCCTGTGCTTGGGTGGAATGTTTCTTCTGAGATTATATCCTTGGATAGATGTTTGGCCAAAAGGTTGCCATGGTTGCAGCCCAGATTCTTGGATCTTGCTGGCATCTACAGGACCACCTCCTGCAATACACTCCTGCTTAAGTTCTTCATTTCTCCTCCTTAATTCCATGACATCCTTTTTCATCCTCTCCACACCATAGTTCTCCACCTTTTTCCAAAACGTTGCATTGAAGTGTTGATAAATACGAGTGTCTAGTGCATTCCATTCCTGGGCTCGTTGATACATATCGGAGCTCAAACGTGACCCACCTGAGTCTTTTCGGGCATTAAGTTTGAAGTAAAGTATGTCTTCCATGCTCCAACACATTAAGTCACGCAAAAGCAGCAAAGACTCATCAAAATACTCTAACAGCATGACCAACTGAAAGTGGTTATCAAGTTGCTTAAGAAAGTCTGGTACCCTGGGATCCTTTATATCCATTTCATTGTCATAACCCAGATCAAATGTCAACAGGTTATGCAGATAGTGAGCATTGAATCCACTTGGGTCAT
The DNA window shown above is from Engystomops pustulosus chromosome 1, aEngPut4.maternal, whole genome shotgun sequence and carries:
- the GAL3ST1 gene encoding galactosylceramide sulfotransferase, whose protein sequence is MMCIQTQGKLCRSVWKGLVLGTLLTTFLIVLYSYAAPPLSFSSTEDPSSLQCHPPSPPKPQSSNSTAQSELQCLPRHNLMFLKTHKTGSSTILNILFRFGEKHRLHFAFPHGRNDFDYPSYFQRWQVEGYHPGVCYNIICNHMRYSHSEVKMLIPPDAVFVTVLRNPALLFESAFQYFARLIPLTWKLPGTGSEQKIDAFLRNPTDYYDPSGFNAHYLHNLLTFDLGYDNEMDIKDPRVPDFLKQLDNHFQLVMLLEYFDESLLLLRDLMCWSMEDILYFKLNARKDSGGSRLSSDMYQRAQEWNALDTRIYQHFNATFWKKVENYGVERMKKDVMELRRRNEELKQECIAGGGPVDASKIQESGLQPWQPFGQTSIQGYNLRRNIPPKHRQLCRNMLTPEIQYMSRLGADLWVTRLWGNIRALLQF